The Emcibacter nanhaiensis DNA window GCTGACAGCATTCCGAGCTGCGGCCTGAAACAGTTCGCTGTCACCGGCGGCATGAGTGCCGTGGATGCCGTGCTGGGTGCGGACCTGGTGATCTCTGCGGTCACGGCGGCGGAAACCGTCAATGCCGCCCGGTCGGTGGCGGCGGGAATTGAACCCGGCACCTGGTATGTGGATATGAACAGCGCGTCACCCGGCATGAAGCGGGAAGCGGCGAAACTGATCAATGACGCCGGGGGAAAGTATGTGGAGGCGGCGGTGATGTCGCCGATCGGTCCCAAGCGGATTGCCACCAGTATCCTGCTCGGCGGTCCCCATGCGGCCCTGTTCGAGCCGCTGGCCCGGGACCTGGGCTTTGCCGGCATGCGGCTGTTTTCCGACGAATACGGCAAGGCGTCGGCGGCAAAAATGTGCCGCAGCGTCGTGGTCAAGGGGGTCGAGGCGATCCTCACCGAATCCCTGTTGTCGGCCCGGCATTACGGGGTCGAGGACACGGTGGTGACGTCGCTCAATGACCTGTTCCCGGGCCCGGACTGGCAGAAACTGTCCCGCTATATGATTTCCCGGTCGCTGGAGCACGGCAAGCGCCGGGCAGAGGAAATGCGCGAAGTGGCGCGCACAGTTGAGGAGGCGGGCATTGTTCCGCTGATGAGTACGGCAAGCGCCGAAAGACATGACTGGGCGGCCCTCAGGAAGGACGCCCTCAAGGAAGAAGACCTGGCGGACATGCTTGACGCCATAATGAAAATAGATTTGCAGTGAGGAGAAACTGCCATGCTGATTATTGATTGCCACGGTCACCAGACCATTGTGCCCCAGGCCCATCTCGACTATCGCGAGGCCCAGTTGGCCGCCTTTAAGGATTCCCGCCTGCCCAAGCCGCTGCAGCCGGAGATGAGCGATGATGAAATCCGTGAGGGTATTGAAGCCAACCAGCTGAAACTGGTCAAGGAGCGCGGCGCCGACCTCACCCTGTTCAGCCCGCGGGCCAGCCGGATGGAGCCCCATGTGGGCGATCCGGAGATTTCCAGGGACTGGTCCATCGCCTGTAACAATCTGATCCACCGGGTGACCCAGCTGTTCCCCGATACCTTCATCGG harbors:
- a CDS encoding DUF1932 domain-containing protein, translated to MSEIDKICLLGFGEVGQTLAEDLLEAGGVTLSAWDIKFDDADSIPSCGLKQFAVTGGMSAVDAVLGADLVISAVTAAETVNAARSVAAGIEPGTWYVDMNSASPGMKREAAKLINDAGGKYVEAAVMSPIGPKRIATSILLGGPHAALFEPLARDLGFAGMRLFSDEYGKASAAKMCRSVVVKGVEAILTESLLSARHYGVEDTVVTSLNDLFPGPDWQKLSRYMISRSLEHGKRRAEEMREVARTVEEAGIVPLMSTASAERHDWAALRKDALKEEDLADMLDAIMKIDLQ